One genomic segment of Rhinolophus sinicus isolate RSC01 linkage group LG11, ASM3656204v1, whole genome shotgun sequence includes these proteins:
- the KCP gene encoding kielin/chordin-like protein isoform X4, protein MATGALCHLHLPGCEYEGQLYEEGTNFLSSSNPCLQCSCLRSLVRCVPMKCPPSPCPEPVLRPGHCCPSCQGCTEGGSHREHGQEWTAPGDPCQICRCQEGHIQCRQRECSSLCPYPARPLPGTCCPVCDGCFLNGREYRSGEPVDFGDHCLHCRCANGSVQCEPLPCPVMPCRYPGRIPGQCCPVCAGCEYQGHQYQNQETFRLQEGGRCVRCSCQAGEVSCEEQECPVAPCTLPVSGPQLCPACVLNGEEFAEGIEWEPDGQPCTACSCQDGVPMCGAVPCSPAPCQHPTQPPGACCPSCESCTYHGHVYANGQNFTDSDSPCHTCRCEDGTVRCSLVDCPRTTCARPQSGPGQCCPRCPDCILEKQVFVDGESFSHPRDPCQECQCQEGQPSCQPRACPRAPCAHPLPGPCCQNNCDGCAFGGKEYPNGADFPHPSDPCRLCHCLRGNVQCLARRCPLLPCAEPVLLPEECCPQCPASPSGCPLPEGLVPARHQEHFSPPGDPCRRCLCLDGSVSCQRLPCPPAPCAHPRQGPCCPSCDGCLYQGKEFASGERFPSLTVPCHVCLCWEGSVSCEPRACAPTQCPFPARGDCCPACDGCEYLGVSYLSSQEFLDPREPCNLCTCLGGFVTCSHRPCEPLGCSHPLTPSGHCCPTCQGCLYHGVTAAAGETIPDPLDPTCSSCTCQEGSMRCQKKPCPPALCPHPSPGPCFCPVCHSCFSQGREHQDGEEFEGPTGSCERCRCQAGQVSCVRLQCPALPCPLQVTEQGSCCPRCRGCLAHGEEHPEGSSWEPPDSPCSSCMCHKGVVTCAHIQCVSSCAQPHQAPSDCCPRCSDCEHEGRKYEPGESFQPGADPCEVCICELQPKGPPSLRCHRRQCPSLVGCPASQLLPPGPQHCCPTCAQALSNCTEGLLGSELAPPDPCYTCLCQDLTWLCVHRACPELSCPPSEHHTRPGSCCPVCQECVVEADSRIVADGESWRDPSNACISCTCHRGHVECHLEECQALSCPHGWAKVQDAGRCCERCQAPAQSCAHQGREVASGELWAVDACTNCSCVAGTVRCQSQRCPSLSCGPDEAPALNPGSCCPRCLPRPASCMAFGDPHYRTFDGRLLHFQGSCSYVLAKDCRGGDFSVHVTNDDRGRSGVAWTQEVAVLLGDVAVRLLQGRVVTVDGRPVDLPFLQERLLYVELRGHTVILHTQPGLQVLWDGQSQVEVSVPGSYRGQICGLCGNFNGFAQDDLQGPEGLLLPTEAAFGNSWQVLEGLGPSRPCSKGREVDPCRTAGYRARREANARCGVLKSSPFSRCHAVVPPEPFFAACVYDLCACGPGSSADTCLCDALEAYASHCRQAGATPAWRGPTLCVVGCPLDRGFVFDECGPPCPRTCFNQHVPLGELAAHCVRPCVPGCQCPAGLVEHEAHCIPPEACPPVLVTGDQPPSWEPQGAP, encoded by the exons ATGGCAACTGGAGCCCTGTGTCACCTGCACCTGCCAG GCTGTGAGTATGAGGGGCAGCTTTACGAGGAGGGGACCAACTTCCTGTCCAGCTCCAACCCTTGTCTCCAATGCTCCTGCCTG AGGAGCCTGGTTCGCTGTGTGCCCATGAAATGCCCGCCCAGCCCCTGCCCGGAGCCGGTCCTGAGGCCTGGCCACTGCTGCCCGTCCTGCCAAG gctgCACAGAAGGTGGCTCTCACCGGGAACACGGCCAAGAGTGGACTGCACCTGGGGATCCCTGCCAGATCTGCCGGTGCCAG GAGGGCCACATccagtgccgccagcgagaatgcTCCAGCCTGTGCCCATACCCTGCCCGGCCCCTCCCGGGCACCTGCTGCCCTGTGTGTGATG GCTGTTTCCTAAACGGGCGGGAGTACCGCAGTGGGGAGCCCGTGGACTTTGGGGACCACTGCTTGCACTGCCGCTGTGCT AATGGGAGTGTCCAGTGTGAACCTCTGCCCTGCCCGGTCATGCCCTGCAGATACCCAGGCAGGATCCCTGGGCAGTGCTGCCCAGTCTGCGCTG GCTGTGAGTACCAGGGACACCAGTATCAGAATCAGGAGACCTTCAGACTCCAAGAGGGTGGCCGCTGTGTCCGTTGCTCCTGCCAG GCTGGTGAGGTCTCTTGTGAGGAGCAAGAGTGCCCAGTCGCCCCCTGCACCCTGCCTGTTTCTGGCCCTCAGCTGTGCCCAG CCTGCGTGCTCAATGGAGAGGAGTTTGCTGAAGGGATCGAGTGGGAGCCTGATGGCCAGCCCTGCACAGCCTGCTCCTGTCAAGACGGGGTGCCCATGTGCGGAGCTGtgccctgctccccagccccctgCCAGCACCCCACCCAGCCCCCTG GTGCCTGCTGTCCCAGCTGTGAAAGCTGCACCTACCACGGCCACGTGTATGCCAACGGGCAGAACTTCACGGACTCAGACAGCCCTTGCCACACCTGCCGCTGTGAG GATGGGACTGTGAGATGCTCCTTGGTTGACTGTCCACGCACAACCTGTGCCAGGCCCCAGAGTGGACCCGGCCAGTGCTGCCCTAGGTGCCCAG ACTGCATCCTGGAGAAGCAAGTGTTTGTGGATGGGGAGAGCTTCTCACACCCCCGAGACCCCTGCCAGGAATGCCAGTGTCAGGAAggccaacccagctgccagccaAGGGCCTGTCCCAGGGCCCCCTGTGCCCACCCACTGCCTGGTCCCTGCTGCCAGAATAACTGCGATG GCTGTGCCTTTGGTGGGAAAGAATACCCCAATGGAGCAGACTTCCCCCATCCCTCTGACCCCTGCCGCCTGTGTCACTGTCTG AGAGGCAACGTGCAGTGCCTGGCCCGCCGCTGCCCTCTGCTGCCTTGTGCGGAGCCTGTCCTGCTGCCAGAAGAGTGCTGCCCTCAGTGCCCGG CCTCTCCCTCCGGCTGTCCGCTGCCCGAGGGCTTGGTCCCCGCGCGCCACCAGGAGCACTTCTCCCCGCCTGGTGACCCCTGCCGCCGCTGCCTCTGCCTGGACGGCTCCGTGTCCTGCCAGCGGCTGCCCTGCCCACCCGCACCTTGTGCCCACCCGCGCCAGGGGCCCTGCTGTCCCTCCTGCGACG GCTGCCTGTACCAGGGGAAGGAGTTTGCCAGCGGGGAGCGCTTCCCTTCACTCACTGTTCCGTGCCACGTCTGCCTCTGCTGGGAGGGCAGCGTAAGCTGTGAGCCCAGGGCCTGTGCCCCCACACAGTGCCCCTTCCCTGCTAGGGGTGACTGCTGCCCTGCCTGTGACG GCTGTGAGTATCTAGGGGTGTCCTACCTGAGCAGCCAGGAGTTCCTGGATCCCCGAGAGCCCTGCAACCTGTGTACCTGCCTCGGAGGCTTTGTGACCTGCAGCCACCGGCCCTGTGAGCCTCTGGGCTGCAGTCACCCGCTCACTCCATCTGGACACTGCTGCCCCACCTGCCAGG GATGTCTCTATCATGGGGTCACTGCTGCCGCTGGAGAGACCATTCCTGACCCACTTGATCCCACCTGTTCCAGCTGTACTTGCCAG GAAGGTTCCATGCGCTGCCAGAAGAAGCCATGCCCTCCAGCTCTCTGCCCCCATCCCTCTCCAGGACCCTGCTTCTGCCCTGTGTGCCACA GCTGCTTCTCTCAGGGCCGGGAGCACCAGGATGGGGAGGAGTTTGAGGGGCCCACAGGCAGCTGTGAGAGGTGTCGATGTCAG GCTGGCCAGGTCAGCTGTGTGCGGCTGcagtgcccagccctgccctgcccactccAGGTCACAGAGCAGGGGAGCTGCTGCCCACGCTGCAGAG GCTGCCTGGCTCATGGGGAGGAACACCCTGAAGGCAGTAGCTGGGAGCCTCCCGACAGCCCTTGCTCCTCCTGCATGTGTCACAAGGGCGTCGTCACCTGTGCCCACATCCAGTGTGTCAGCTCCTGTGCCCAGCCCCACCAGGCGCCCAGCGACTGCTGCCCTCGATGCTCGG ACTGTGAGCATGAGGGCCGGAAGTATGAGCCAGGGGAGAGCTTCCAGCCTGGGGCAGACCCCTGTGAAGTGTGCATCTGTGAG CTGCAGCCTAAGGGGCCTCCTAGCCTTCGCTGTCACCGGCGACAGTGTCCCAGCCTGGTGGGCTGCCCTGCCAGCCAGCTCCTGCCCCCTGGGCCCCAGCACTGCTGCCCCACCTGTGCCC AGGCCCTGAGTAACTGCACAGAGGGCCTGCTGGGGTCTGAGCTGGCCCCACCGGACCCCTGCTACACCTGCCTGTGCCAG GACCTGACGTGGCTCTGTGTTCACCGGGCCTGTCCTGAGCTCAGCTGCCCCCCATCAGAGCACCACACCCGCCCTGGGAGCTGCTGCCCTGTGTGCCAGG AATGTGTGGTGGAGGCCGACAGCCGGATAGTGGCAGATGGAGAGAGCTGGCGGGACCCCAGCAATGCCTGCATTTCTTGTACCTGCCAT CGGGGCCATGTGGAGTGCCACCTTGAGGAGTGCCAGGCCCTCTCCTGCCCTCATGGCTGGGCGAAGGTGCAGGACGCCGGCCGGTGCTGTGAGCGATGCCAAG CCCCCGCCCAGTCCTGTGCGCACCAGGGCCGAGAGGTGGCCTCCGGGGAGCTATGGGCCGTGGACGCCTGCACTAACTGCTCCTGTGTGGCTGGCACCGTGCGTTGCCAGAGCCAGCGCTGCCCGTCGCTCTCCTGTGGCCCC GACGAGGCCCCCGCCCTGAATCCTGGCAGTTGCTGCCCCCGCTGCCTGCCCCGGCCCGCTTCCTGCATGGCCTTCGGAGATCCCCATTACCGCACCTTCGACGGCCGCCTGCTGCACTTCCAAGGCAGCTGCAGCTACGTGCTGGCGAAGGACTGCCGTGGAGGGGACTTCAG CGTGCACGTGACCAATGATGACCGGGGCCGGAGTGGTGTGGCCTGGACCCAGGAGGTGGCAGTGCTGCTGGGAGATGTGGCCGTGCGACTGCTGCAGGGCAGGGTGGTCACG GTGGACGGACGCCCCGTGGACTTGCCCTTCCTGCAGGAGCGGCTGCTGTACGTGGAACTGCGGGGACATACTGTGATCCTGCACACCCAGCCGGGGCTCCAG GTGCTGTGGGATGGGCAATCCCAGGTCGAGGTGAGCGTGCCTGGCTCCTACCGGGGCCAGATTTGTGGGCTTTGCGGGAACTTCAATGGCTTTGCCCAGGATGATCTGCAAGGCCCTGAGGGGCTGCTCCTGCCCACTGAGGCTGCATTTGGGAATAGCTGGCAG GTTCTAGAGGGGCTGGGACCCAGTCGGCCCTGTTCCAAGGGGCGTGAGGTGGATCCGTGCCGGACAGCAGGCTATCGTGCCAGGCGTGAGGCCAATGCCCGGTGTGGGGTGCTGAAGTCCTCCCCGTTCAGTCGCTGCCACGCGGTGGTGCCACCGGAGCCCTTCTTTGCTGCCTGTGTGTATGACCTATGTGCCTGTGGACCTGGCTCCTCAGCTGACACCTGCCTCTGTGACGCCCTGGAAGCCTATGCCAGCCATTGTCGCCAGGCAGGGGCGACACCTGCCTGGCGGGGCCCCACACTCTGCG TGGTGGGCTGTCCCCTGGACCGCGGATTCGTGTTCGATGAGTGTGGCCCGCCCTGTCCACGTACCTGCTTCAACCAGCACGTCCCCCTTGGGGAGCTGGCTGCCCACTGCGTGAGGCCCTGCGTTCCTGGCTGTCAGTGCCCAGCAGGCCTGGTGGAGCATGAAGCCCACTGCATCCCACCCGAGGCCTGCCCCCCGGTCCTAGTCACTGGGGACCAGCCACCCAGCTGGGAGCCCCAGGGGGCGCCCTGA
- the LOC109457215 gene encoding uncharacterized protein LOC109457215 isoform X3: MAQAATPGELGLPCSPKQALALYKHLFWCPAGLGQLRAALRQVREARPCLQAGRLSMGPDSSLPPRAHERWACPWGLELPTLLLEMERSRRAQEQLLWDLELLTGAGLGLFWPPRVQFCGLRDQAQCAWSQRNKPRSRTGRGSEQLTSGSSRLCSSPQAGDCLSQNHPAGGQAADPSSAPDLDKARSETDPRWESFGRSAEPTPGCLQELNPATSSSFGEPGSSEFKELDQKEKRGRAEPTTQRPLRPSSGSLQGRKVTQEAPGLSGLPSQGLPEPQGPPKGLGWSLGQDRADLQKLLRIEIPQGQREKTNQGQSGEATRPLREEVSGGPGWETSQGENKDALQGQRGNRPERQRKEVLLGPRKETPQGEEVKILQSSGGGGRTSQAWEVAQGEAPTQPQEEGDSLGTPGDFCRSLGEQVPQPGRRESPGPSGRSTQLIQDKNDGQRPESALALGEHGTGLQEAPAPLPSPRPPAALLLPGPGAVMLAPPSTGASGQQERPTGLPGHPGMVLERLRIARNRHCQVHPLAPPPSPAQLPSQEDAAQQRRALREQLEHVHRERTGRLRALRARNTQNFQQLLWPPGAEEPAPGE, encoded by the exons atgGCGCAGGCAGCCACACCTGGGGAGCTAGGGCTCCCTTGTAGCCCCAAACAGGCCTTGGCTCTGTACAAGCACCTCTTCTGGTGCCCTGCTGGCCTGGGCCAGCTCCGGGCTGCACTACGGCAGGTGAGAGAGGCAAGGCCCTGTCTCCAAGCGGGCAGGCTCTCCATGGGGCCTGACTCCAGCCTGCCTCCCAGGGCACATGAACGCTGGGCCTGTCCCTGGGGCCTGGAGTTGCCCACCCTGCTGCTGGAGATGGAACGGAGCCGGAGGGCCCAGGAGCAG CTCCTGTGGGACTTGGAGCTGCTAAccggggcagggctgggcctctTTTGGCCTCCCCGGGTCCAGTTCTGTGGTCTGAGGGACCAGGCCCAGTGTGCATGGAGCCAGCGCAACAAGCCCCGCAGTAGGACAGGTCGGGGCTCTGAGCAGCTGACGAGCGGG AGTTCCAGGCTGTGCTCATCGCCCCAGGCTGGGGACTGTCTGAGCCAGAACCATCCAGCGGG GGGACAGGCGGCAGACCCATCATCAGCCCCGGATTTggacaaagccaggagtgagACAGACCCAAGGTGGGAGAGCTTTGGCAGGTCTGCAGAACCCACACCTG GTTGCTTACAAGAGCTGAACCCCGCCACCAGCAGTAGCTTTGGGGAACCAGGAAGCTCAGAGTTCAAG gaactggaccagaaggaaaagaggggcCGAGCAGAGCCCACAACCCAGAGGCCCCTTCGACCATCATCTGGGAGCCTACAGGGGAGAAAGGTCACTCAGGAAGCTCCAGGACTCTCAGGCCTGCCGTCCCAGGGCCTGCCAGAACCCCAAGGTCCTCCTAAGGGACTGGGCTGGAGCCTGGGCCAGGACAGAGCTGACCTTCAGAAACTGCTGAGGATAGAGATTCCTCAGggtcagagagaaaagacaaaccaGGGTCAGAGTGGGGAGGCTACTCGGCCTCTGAGGGAAGAGGTCTCTGGGGGTCCAGGCTGGGAGACATCTCAGGGTGAGAACAAAGATGCTCTTCAGGGTCAAAGAGGAAATCGCCCTGAGCGCCAAAGAAAGGAGGTGCTCCTGGGACCGAGGAAGGAGACCCCTCAGGGTGAGGAAGTGAAGATCCTTCAATCTTCTGGAGGGGGAGGCCGGACCTCACAAGCCTGGGAGGTGGCTCAGGGAGAGGCGCCTACACAGCCCCAAGAGGAAGGCGACTCCCTGGGGACTCCGGGGGACTTCTGCAGGTCTCTGGGAGAACAGGTGCCACAGCCTGGGAGAAGGGAAAGCCCAGGTCCCTCGGGAAGGAGCACCCAGCTGATACAGGACAAGAACGATGGCCAGAGACCAGAGTCAGCACTGGCCTTGGGAGAACATGGGACCGGCCTGCAGGAGGCGCCCGCTCCTCTTCCGTCTCCGAGGCCCCCGGCCGCGCTGCTGCTACCAGGCCCCGGAGCGGTGATGCTAGCGCCCCCGAGCACCGGGGCCTCTGGGCAGCAGGAGCGCCCTACAGGTCTCCCAGGGCACCCAGGGATG GTCCTGGAACGGCTCCGCATCGCCAGAAACCGCCACTGCCAAGTGCACCCTCTAGcgcccccacccagcccagctcagctcccgTCACAG GAGGACGCGGCCCAGCAGCGGCGCGCCCTGAGGGAGCAGCTGGAGCACGTACACCGGGAGCGGACTGGACGGCTGCGGGCCCTCAGGGCCAG GAACACCCAGAACTTTCAACAGCTACTGTGGCCCCCTGGTGCTGAGGAGCCTGCGCCTGGAGAGTAG
- the LOC109457215 gene encoding uncharacterized protein LOC109457215 isoform X2 — protein MAQAATPGELGLPCSPKQALALYKHLFWCPAGLGQLRAALRQVREARPCLQAGRLSMGPDSSLPPRAHERWACPWGLELPTLLLEMERSRRAQEQLLWDLELLTGAGLGLFWPPRVQFCGLRDQAQCAWSQRNKPRSRTGRGSEQLTSGSSRLCSSPQAGDCLSQNHPAGGQAADPSSAPDLDKARSETDPRWESFGRSAEPTPGCLQELNPATSSSFGEPGSSEFKELDQKEKRGRAEPTTQRPLRPSSGSLQGRKVTQEAPGLSGLPSQGLPEPQGPPKGLGWSLGQDRADLQKLLRIEIPQGQREKTNQGQSGEATRPLREEVSGGPGWETSQGENKDALQGQRGNRPERQRKEVLLGPRKETPQGEEVKILQSSGGGGRTSQAWEVAQGEAPTQPQEEGDSLGTPGDFCRSLGEQVPQPGRRESPGPSGRSTQLIQDKNDGQRPESALALGEHGTGLQEAPAPLPSPRPPAALLLPGPGAVMLAPPSTGASGQQERPTGLPGHPGMVRNRHGLQDSGAGPGPAEQQVLERLRIARNRHCQVHPLAPPPSPAQLPSQEDAAQQRRALREQLEHVHRERTGRLRALRARNTQNFQQLLWPPGAEEPAPGE, from the exons atgGCGCAGGCAGCCACACCTGGGGAGCTAGGGCTCCCTTGTAGCCCCAAACAGGCCTTGGCTCTGTACAAGCACCTCTTCTGGTGCCCTGCTGGCCTGGGCCAGCTCCGGGCTGCACTACGGCAGGTGAGAGAGGCAAGGCCCTGTCTCCAAGCGGGCAGGCTCTCCATGGGGCCTGACTCCAGCCTGCCTCCCAGGGCACATGAACGCTGGGCCTGTCCCTGGGGCCTGGAGTTGCCCACCCTGCTGCTGGAGATGGAACGGAGCCGGAGGGCCCAGGAGCAG CTCCTGTGGGACTTGGAGCTGCTAAccggggcagggctgggcctctTTTGGCCTCCCCGGGTCCAGTTCTGTGGTCTGAGGGACCAGGCCCAGTGTGCATGGAGCCAGCGCAACAAGCCCCGCAGTAGGACAGGTCGGGGCTCTGAGCAGCTGACGAGCGGG AGTTCCAGGCTGTGCTCATCGCCCCAGGCTGGGGACTGTCTGAGCCAGAACCATCCAGCGGG GGGACAGGCGGCAGACCCATCATCAGCCCCGGATTTggacaaagccaggagtgagACAGACCCAAGGTGGGAGAGCTTTGGCAGGTCTGCAGAACCCACACCTG GTTGCTTACAAGAGCTGAACCCCGCCACCAGCAGTAGCTTTGGGGAACCAGGAAGCTCAGAGTTCAAG gaactggaccagaaggaaaagaggggcCGAGCAGAGCCCACAACCCAGAGGCCCCTTCGACCATCATCTGGGAGCCTACAGGGGAGAAAGGTCACTCAGGAAGCTCCAGGACTCTCAGGCCTGCCGTCCCAGGGCCTGCCAGAACCCCAAGGTCCTCCTAAGGGACTGGGCTGGAGCCTGGGCCAGGACAGAGCTGACCTTCAGAAACTGCTGAGGATAGAGATTCCTCAGggtcagagagaaaagacaaaccaGGGTCAGAGTGGGGAGGCTACTCGGCCTCTGAGGGAAGAGGTCTCTGGGGGTCCAGGCTGGGAGACATCTCAGGGTGAGAACAAAGATGCTCTTCAGGGTCAAAGAGGAAATCGCCCTGAGCGCCAAAGAAAGGAGGTGCTCCTGGGACCGAGGAAGGAGACCCCTCAGGGTGAGGAAGTGAAGATCCTTCAATCTTCTGGAGGGGGAGGCCGGACCTCACAAGCCTGGGAGGTGGCTCAGGGAGAGGCGCCTACACAGCCCCAAGAGGAAGGCGACTCCCTGGGGACTCCGGGGGACTTCTGCAGGTCTCTGGGAGAACAGGTGCCACAGCCTGGGAGAAGGGAAAGCCCAGGTCCCTCGGGAAGGAGCACCCAGCTGATACAGGACAAGAACGATGGCCAGAGACCAGAGTCAGCACTGGCCTTGGGAGAACATGGGACCGGCCTGCAGGAGGCGCCCGCTCCTCTTCCGTCTCCGAGGCCCCCGGCCGCGCTGCTGCTACCAGGCCCCGGAGCGGTGATGCTAGCGCCCCCGAGCACCGGGGCCTCTGGGCAGCAGGAGCGCCCTACAGGTCTCCCAGGGCACCCAGGGATGGTGAGAAATCGGCACGGGCTGCAGGACTCGGGGGCAGGCCCCGGTCCGGCGGAGCAGCAG GTCCTGGAACGGCTCCGCATCGCCAGAAACCGCCACTGCCAAGTGCACCCTCTAGcgcccccacccagcccagctcagctcccgTCACAG GAGGACGCGGCCCAGCAGCGGCGCGCCCTGAGGGAGCAGCTGGAGCACGTACACCGGGAGCGGACTGGACGGCTGCGGGCCCTCAGGGCCAG GAACACCCAGAACTTTCAACAGCTACTGTGGCCCCCTGGTGCTGAGGAGCCTGCGCCTGGAGAGTAG
- the LOC109457215 gene encoding uncharacterized protein LOC109457215 isoform X1, whose amino-acid sequence MAQAATPGELGLPCSPKQALALYKHLFWCPAGLGQLRAALRQVREARPCLQAGRLSMGPDSSLPPRAHERWACPWGLELPTLLLEMERSRRAQEQLLWDLELLTGAGLGLFWPPRVQFCGLRDQAQCAWSQRNKPRSRTGRGSEQLTSGSSRLCSSPQAGDCLSQNHPAGGQAADPSSAPDLDKARSETDPRWESFGRSAEPTPGCLQELNPATSSSFGEPGSSEFKELDQKEKRGRAEPTTQRPLRPSSGSLQGRKVTQEAPGLSGLPSQGLPEPQGPPKGLGWSLGQDRADLQKLLRIEIPQGQREKTNQGQSGEATRPLREEVSGGPGWETSQGENKDALQGQRGNRPERQRKEVLLGPRKETPQGEEVKILQSSGGGGRTSQAWEVAQGEAPTQPQEEGDSLGTPGDFCRSLGEQVPQPGRRESPGPSGRSTQLIQDKNDGQRPESALALGEHGTGLQEAPAPLPSPRPPAALLLPGPGAVMLAPPSTGASGQQERPTGLPGHPGMVRNRHGLQDSGAGPGPAEQQVGEEWGPRAGGSAKLPGPLGERRGGAEASKAAWSERPGTEASVGVSTAQRETALQRLLELHRAAKRRRRQDREQQRLRVLERLRIARNRHCQVHPLAPPPSPAQLPSQEDAAQQRRALREQLEHVHRERTGRLRALRARNTQNFQQLLWPPGAEEPAPGE is encoded by the exons atgGCGCAGGCAGCCACACCTGGGGAGCTAGGGCTCCCTTGTAGCCCCAAACAGGCCTTGGCTCTGTACAAGCACCTCTTCTGGTGCCCTGCTGGCCTGGGCCAGCTCCGGGCTGCACTACGGCAGGTGAGAGAGGCAAGGCCCTGTCTCCAAGCGGGCAGGCTCTCCATGGGGCCTGACTCCAGCCTGCCTCCCAGGGCACATGAACGCTGGGCCTGTCCCTGGGGCCTGGAGTTGCCCACCCTGCTGCTGGAGATGGAACGGAGCCGGAGGGCCCAGGAGCAG CTCCTGTGGGACTTGGAGCTGCTAAccggggcagggctgggcctctTTTGGCCTCCCCGGGTCCAGTTCTGTGGTCTGAGGGACCAGGCCCAGTGTGCATGGAGCCAGCGCAACAAGCCCCGCAGTAGGACAGGTCGGGGCTCTGAGCAGCTGACGAGCGGG AGTTCCAGGCTGTGCTCATCGCCCCAGGCTGGGGACTGTCTGAGCCAGAACCATCCAGCGGG GGGACAGGCGGCAGACCCATCATCAGCCCCGGATTTggacaaagccaggagtgagACAGACCCAAGGTGGGAGAGCTTTGGCAGGTCTGCAGAACCCACACCTG GTTGCTTACAAGAGCTGAACCCCGCCACCAGCAGTAGCTTTGGGGAACCAGGAAGCTCAGAGTTCAAG gaactggaccagaaggaaaagaggggcCGAGCAGAGCCCACAACCCAGAGGCCCCTTCGACCATCATCTGGGAGCCTACAGGGGAGAAAGGTCACTCAGGAAGCTCCAGGACTCTCAGGCCTGCCGTCCCAGGGCCTGCCAGAACCCCAAGGTCCTCCTAAGGGACTGGGCTGGAGCCTGGGCCAGGACAGAGCTGACCTTCAGAAACTGCTGAGGATAGAGATTCCTCAGggtcagagagaaaagacaaaccaGGGTCAGAGTGGGGAGGCTACTCGGCCTCTGAGGGAAGAGGTCTCTGGGGGTCCAGGCTGGGAGACATCTCAGGGTGAGAACAAAGATGCTCTTCAGGGTCAAAGAGGAAATCGCCCTGAGCGCCAAAGAAAGGAGGTGCTCCTGGGACCGAGGAAGGAGACCCCTCAGGGTGAGGAAGTGAAGATCCTTCAATCTTCTGGAGGGGGAGGCCGGACCTCACAAGCCTGGGAGGTGGCTCAGGGAGAGGCGCCTACACAGCCCCAAGAGGAAGGCGACTCCCTGGGGACTCCGGGGGACTTCTGCAGGTCTCTGGGAGAACAGGTGCCACAGCCTGGGAGAAGGGAAAGCCCAGGTCCCTCGGGAAGGAGCACCCAGCTGATACAGGACAAGAACGATGGCCAGAGACCAGAGTCAGCACTGGCCTTGGGAGAACATGGGACCGGCCTGCAGGAGGCGCCCGCTCCTCTTCCGTCTCCGAGGCCCCCGGCCGCGCTGCTGCTACCAGGCCCCGGAGCGGTGATGCTAGCGCCCCCGAGCACCGGGGCCTCTGGGCAGCAGGAGCGCCCTACAGGTCTCCCAGGGCACCCAGGGATGGTGAGAAATCGGCACGGGCTGCAGGACTCGGGGGCAGGCCCCGGTCCGGCGGAGCAGCAGGTGGGCGAGGAGTGGGGGCCGAGGGCGGGTGGCTCCGCGAAGCTCCCGGGGCCCCTCGGGGAGCGGAGGGGCGGTGCTGAGGCCTCGAAGGCTGCGTGGTCCGAGCGCCCCGGTACGGAGGCATCGGTGGGCGTGAGCACCGCGCAGCGGGAGACGGCCCTGCAGAGACTCCTGGAGCTGCACCGCGCGGCCAAGCGCCGGCGGCGACAGGACCGCGAGCAGCAGCGGCTCCGG GTCCTGGAACGGCTCCGCATCGCCAGAAACCGCCACTGCCAAGTGCACCCTCTAGcgcccccacccagcccagctcagctcccgTCACAG GAGGACGCGGCCCAGCAGCGGCGCGCCCTGAGGGAGCAGCTGGAGCACGTACACCGGGAGCGGACTGGACGGCTGCGGGCCCTCAGGGCCAG GAACACCCAGAACTTTCAACAGCTACTGTGGCCCCCTGGTGCTGAGGAGCCTGCGCCTGGAGAGTAG
- the SPMIP1 gene encoding protein SPMIP1, with translation MLRQLNMDTVQQNFWKEDLLREKMLRCEWYRKYGSMVKAKQKAKAAAHLPLKLPTLYPKTPLSPPRAPKAVPLRAPSPALKAPIQSEMYPVLPATRALLYEGISHDFQGRYNYLNTRKLDMPEMRYLFPITSNFTYGWQLGPPVKKELVSCKMCRIESFFRKNGAFELLDPRDLAL, from the exons ATGTTACGGCAACTCAACATGGATACGGTGCAACAAAACTTCTGGAAGGAGGACCTCCTGAGGGAGAAGATGTTGCGCTGTGAGTGGTACCGCAAGTACGGGTCGATGGTGAAGGCCAAGCAGAAGGCTAAGGCCGCAGCACACCTGCCCCTCAAACTGCCCACGCTGTACCCCAAAACCCCACTCTCACCTCCACGCGCCCCCAAAGCAGTCCCTCTCAGGGCCCCTAGCCCTGCCCTGAAGGCTCCCATTCAGTCAGAAATGTACCCAGTACTGCCTGCCACTCGGGCCCTGCTGTACGAAGGCATCTCCCACGACTTCCAGGGGCGCTACAACTACCTCAACACCCGAAAACTGGACATGCCAGAGATGCGCTACCTCTTCCCCATCACCAGCAACTTCACATATGGCTGGCAGCTGG GCCCCCCCGTGAAGAAAGAACTGGTCTCCTGCAAGATGTGCCGCATTGAATCGTTCTTTCGCAAGAACGGGGCCTTTGAACTGCTTGACCCCAGGGACCTGGCCCTCTGA